A window from Methanomassiliicoccus sp. encodes these proteins:
- a CDS encoding hotdog fold thioesterase, which yields MKKNLPGEVEARLKEIENAPYAIALKMETVSVGDGEAVVRMSIKGMTNALGNGHGGAVYSLADQAFALAANSEGDPQVALTVSISYLKPARGDLVATARKVGESRTTGVYEVLVHDGEQLVAIFQGIGYRLRKRENR from the coding sequence ATGAAGAAGAATCTTCCAGGTGAGGTAGAGGCTAGGTTGAAAGAGATCGAGAACGCCCCCTATGCCATCGCTTTGAAGATGGAGACCGTGTCCGTAGGCGACGGTGAGGCAGTGGTGCGTATGTCCATAAAAGGGATGACCAATGCCCTGGGGAACGGACATGGAGGAGCGGTATACTCGCTGGCGGACCAGGCCTTCGCGCTGGCGGCCAACAGCGAAGGGGACCCCCAGGTGGCCCTGACGGTGAGCATAAGCTACCTGAAGCCGGCCCGGGGGGACCTCGTGGCCACGGCCCGCAAGGTGGGCGAGAGCCGTACCACCGGAGTATATGAGGTCCTGGTCCATGACGGTGAGCAGTTGGTGGCCATTTTTCAAGGCATAGGGTACAGGCTACGAAAGAGGGAGAACAGGTGA
- a CDS encoding M3 family oligoendopeptidase yields the protein MDEPITWDLSQLVTDTNTNAIVASLEKLVEDTRQFRERYQGKISGLDPQGLLRFLGERDALYVRHEGNAMFCQLAYSADSTDPVSKRLNDAVRNAGTRAGQEMAFSDIELGELIKGRPQLVDDPVLTEYHHYLEKVLARVPHLLSEAEERLVITKDQNGVDAWSQLQQDWLSTRMFRIEVDGSVKDLAYGEIISFYSDPDRRKRRDANSTVYTELGKDEILWASALRSICSDHLHMCEWRKYGDPVHPSLLDNDVEEAAIEALMSVMRKNVMVYRRYLKLKARLMGLEKLGNWDISSPLPNAPDKRYDWGSARRTVTAAYSAFDEQYTVWVGEMYDRRHIDAQPRKGKASGAFCSYWYSGKSAYVLQTFNGRRSDVYTQAHELGHAIHGYLASRAQNLSNFSAGSCIAETSSIFGELLLTDQLLKESTSDVERLAVLDTVWEEFGMAAFQVSARYHFEKSLYDAIKNGTFLDGETVAALWTKARDDVYGDAVEWLPEMKWEWTMKMHYYIPNYRFYNYPYVFAQLFVFALYRVYKEQGREFVPKMKALLASGSSRSPAQLAESQGFDITSEEFWQKGIDQAEEFLQMMERFAGDR from the coding sequence ATGGACGAACCTATCACATGGGACCTATCACAGCTTGTCACCGACACCAATACCAATGCTATAGTCGCCAGCCTGGAGAAGCTGGTCGAAGATACGCGTCAGTTCAGGGAGAGATACCAGGGCAAGATCTCAGGTCTGGACCCCCAAGGCCTTCTGAGGTTCCTGGGGGAGAGGGACGCCCTGTACGTTCGGCACGAGGGGAACGCCATGTTCTGCCAGCTAGCATACTCCGCCGATTCCACGGACCCGGTGTCCAAGAGGCTCAATGATGCCGTCAGGAACGCCGGGACCCGGGCTGGCCAGGAGATGGCATTCTCCGATATCGAGCTGGGAGAGCTGATAAAAGGGAGGCCGCAGCTGGTGGACGATCCCGTGCTCACGGAGTACCACCACTACCTGGAAAAGGTCCTGGCGAGGGTGCCCCACCTGCTCTCCGAGGCCGAGGAGCGTCTTGTGATCACCAAGGACCAGAACGGGGTGGATGCGTGGTCCCAGCTGCAGCAGGACTGGCTTTCAACACGCATGTTCCGAATAGAGGTGGATGGCAGCGTCAAGGACCTAGCTTACGGCGAGATCATCAGCTTCTACTCGGACCCCGACCGCAGGAAGAGGAGGGATGCCAATAGCACAGTGTACACGGAACTGGGCAAGGATGAGATACTCTGGGCATCGGCCCTGCGCTCGATATGCTCCGACCACCTGCACATGTGCGAATGGCGTAAGTACGGGGATCCGGTCCATCCCAGTCTGCTCGACAACGATGTGGAGGAAGCGGCCATAGAGGCGTTGATGAGCGTCATGCGGAAGAACGTTATGGTATACCGCCGCTATCTGAAGCTCAAGGCCAGGCTCATGGGCCTGGAGAAGCTTGGCAACTGGGACATTTCCTCCCCTCTTCCCAACGCACCGGACAAGAGGTACGACTGGGGATCCGCCCGACGCACGGTCACGGCCGCATACTCCGCCTTCGATGAACAGTATACCGTATGGGTGGGCGAGATGTACGACCGCAGACACATCGATGCGCAGCCTCGCAAGGGGAAGGCCAGCGGGGCCTTCTGCAGCTACTGGTACTCAGGAAAGAGCGCCTATGTGCTACAAACCTTCAACGGCAGGAGGAGCGACGTCTACACCCAGGCGCATGAGCTGGGGCACGCCATCCATGGTTATTTGGCCTCACGCGCGCAGAACCTCAGCAACTTCAGCGCCGGGTCCTGCATCGCCGAGACCAGCTCCATCTTCGGAGAGCTCCTGCTCACCGATCAGCTCCTGAAGGAGTCCACATCGGACGTGGAGCGCCTGGCGGTCCTTGATACTGTGTGGGAGGAGTTCGGTATGGCCGCCTTCCAGGTCAGCGCCCGCTACCACTTCGAAAAGAGCCTGTACGATGCTATAAAGAACGGGACCTTCCTGGACGGGGAAACGGTGGCGGCATTGTGGACCAAAGCGCGCGATGACGTTTACGGGGATGCTGTGGAATGGCTGCCAGAGATGAAGTGGGAGTGGACGATGAAGATGCATTACTACATCCCCAACTACCGTTTCTACAACTATCCATACGTTTTCGCGCAGCTGTTCGTTTTCGCCCTCTACAGGGTGTACAAGGAGCAGGGGAGGGAGTTCGTACCCAAGATGAAGGCTTTGTTAGCATCTGGATCGAGCCGCTCCCCGGCCCAGCTTGCAGAGTCCCAGGGCTTCGACATAACCTCTGAGGAGTTCTGGCAAAAGGGGATCGACCAGGCCGAGGAGTTCCTGCAGATGATGGAAAGGTTCGCCGGGGACAGGTGA